Proteins encoded by one window of Chanos chanos chromosome 7, fChaCha1.1, whole genome shotgun sequence:
- the LOC115815939 gene encoding NACHT, LRR and PYD domains-containing protein 3-like yields MSLSGCCKDGDSVCCQTQRPVSPVPSCVSMESKNSTPPNFSGEADQLCQIESQDRSRCGLCEQVLRDPVLTSCDHSFCRQCITGHWDQCGSSEEYPCPQCGKRPRTPPTLHNRKKRTNEHHKATLKHKYEYLFEGNTRKRNRSHLNSIYTQLYITEGESEGVNNEHEVMKIETASSAQISQDTPIKCNDIFKPLTTYNPEGDREGDEIRTVLTKGIAGIGKTVSVQKFILDWAEGKANQDVDFLIVLPFRELNMVKDDQYSLHRLVLEFHPELRELEPQKYDDCKLAFIFDGLDESRLNLDFAQKLSDVTMTSSVGVLISNLINGNLLPSALVWITSRPAAANQIPSHFISRVTEVQGFSDIQKEEYFRKRVSDENLASRIILHIKTSRSLHIMCHIPVFCWISATVLQKMLNQDNDKEIPKTLTEMYIHFLLIQTNIKNQKYEEKAESNPKDLLEANKEIFLKLAELAFKQLLRGNIMFYEGDLKECGIDVSEAIVYSGICTEIFKEEAVLHQKKVYSFVHLSVQEFFAALYVFYSYVSKNMEVLRWFLREKTGAENVTLHVLLKDAVDKALESKNGHFDLFLRFLLGISLESNQTLLQGLMTNTENSAKSIKKTIQHINQLDKKDVAFERWINLLHCLTEMKDCSALKKIQAFLKSKKYTTRLSLAQCTAFVYVLLMTEEVLDEFDLSKYNTSEEGRRRLFPAVRCCRKALLVGCGLFEQSCETVTSALRSVNSPLRELDLSNNDLQDSEVKLLSAGLVNPHCKLKMLRLVGCNLTGPSCETLASVLESANSPLRELDLCYNNLQDSGVKLLSAGLENSHCKLEILRLAGCKLTEQSCETIASVLQSVNSPLRELDLSNNDLQDSGVKLLSAGLENPHCKLEILRFVTCNLTELSCESVTSVLQSVNSPLRELDLSNNDLRDSGVKLLSAGLENPHCKLEILRLSGCLVTEEGCIALASALSSNPSHLKELDLSYNHPGESGKQLLSSRLEDPYCRLETLSLDYGGEFRIKPGLRKYACKLTLDSNTANKHLSLSEGNTKVMHGEKQRYPNHLERFGIWEQVLCKESQSGRCYWEAEWSGVGARIGVTYKGISRKGETVDCVLGRNDKSWSLNYSGDDYVAWHNNMYTLVPAYPHHSSRIGVYLDWAAGILSFYSVCSDTHTLTHIHTFRSTFTEPLYPGLWVFDDSSVFLCPTE; encoded by the exons CGAATCCCAAGATCGGTCCAGGTGTGGCCTGTGTGAGCAGGTTCTGAGAGATCCGGTCCTTACCAGTTGTGACCACAGTTTCTGCAGACAGTGTATCACTGGACACTGGGACCAGTGCGGTTCGTCGGAAGAGTATCCCTGTCCTCAGTGTGGAAAGAGACCCAGGACGCCTCCGACTCTACACAATCgtaaaaagagaacaaatgagcATCATAAAGCCACCCTAAAACACAAGTATGAATACTTATTCGAGGGCAACACACGAAAAAGGAACCGATCCCacctcaacagcatttacacacagctctacatcacagagggagagagtgaaggggtGAACAATGAACATGAGGTTATGAAGATTGAGACAGCATCCAGTGCACAAATTTCACAGGACACACCAATCAAGTGtaatgacatcttcaaacctTTGACTACCTACAACccagaaggagacagagaaggagatgaaATCAGAACAGTACTCACTAAGGGTATTGCTGGCATTGGAAAGAccgtctctgtgcagaagttcattctggactgggcagagggaaAAGCCAACCAGGATGTGGATTTTTTGATTGTGCTTCCTTTTCGGGAGCTGAACATGGTTAAAGATGACCAGTACAGTCTTCATAGACTGGTGTTAGAGTTTCACCCAGAACTGAGAGAGCTGGAACCACAGAAATACGATGATTGTAAACTGGCGTTCATTTTTGATGGTTTAGATGAGAGTCGACTTAATCTGGATTTCGCTCAAAAATTGTCAGACGTgacgatgacatcatcagtggGGGTGCTAATATCAAACCTCATCAATggaaatcttcttccctccGCACTCGTCTGGATAACCTCCCggccagcagcagccaatcagatccccTCTCACTTCATCAGCCGAGTGACAGAGGTACAAGGATTCAGTGacatacagaaagaggaatatttcagaaaaagagtcagtgatgagaaTCTAGCCAGCAGAATAATCTTACACATCAAGACATCAAggagcctccacatcatgtgtcacattccagtgttctgttggatttcagccactgtgcttcagaaGATGCTGAATCAGGACAACGATAAAGAGATCCcaaaaacactgactgaaatgtACATACATTTTCTTCTCATTCAGACTAACATCAAAAACcagaaatatgaggagaaaGCGGAGAGCAACCCAAAGGATCTTCTGGAGGCAAACAAAGAAATCTTTCTGAAACTTGCGGAGCTGGCTTTCAAACAGTTGCTGAGGGGCAacatcatgttttatgaaggaGATCTAAAAGAATGTGGCATCGATGTCAGTGAGGCCATtgtgtactctgggatttgcacggagatctttaaggaggaagCTGTGCTTCATCAGAAGAAGGTCTAcagctttgtgcatctgagtgtacAGGAGTTCTTTGCGGCTCTCTATGTTTTTTACTCCTATGTGAGTAAGAACATGGAGGTACTGCGATGGTTTTTGAGGGAAaagactggagctgagaatgtTACTTTGCATGTGTTGTTAAAGGATGCAGTGGACAAAGCCTTGGAGAGTAAGAATGGACACTTTGATCTGTTCCTCCGTTTCCTTCTTGGCATCTCCCTTGAGTCTAACCAGACACTTCTTCAAGGCctgatgacaaacacagagaattcTGCCAAGAGCATCAAGAAAACTATTCAGCACATAAACCAGCTGGACAAAAAAGACGTCGCCTTCGAGAGATGGATCAATCTGCTGCACTGCCTGACTGAGATGAAAGATTGCTCTGCCCTGAAAAAAATTCAGGCTTTTCTCAAGTCCAAAAAATATACCACAAGGCTTTCGCTCGCACAATGCACAGCGTTTGTCTACGTGCTTTTGATGACAGAGGaagtgctggatgagtttgatcTGAGTAAATATAACACATCGGAGGAGGGTCGTAGGAGACTCTTCCCAGCCGTGAGGTGCTGCCGAAAGGCTTT ACTTGTTGGCTGTGGTCTCtttgaacagtcctgtgaaactGTCACCTCTGCTCTACGATCAGTAAACTcacccctgagagaactggacttAAGTAACAATGACCTGCAGGATTCAgaagtgaagctgctctctgctggactggtaaatccacactgtaaacttaaaatgttGAG ACTAGTTGGCTGTAACCTCACTGGACCATCCTGTGAAACACTAGCTTCAGTTCTGGAGTCAGCAAACTCAcccctgagagagctggacctgtGTTACAACAacctgcaggattcaggagtgaagctgctctctgctggactggagaattcacactgtaaactggagattcTAAG ACTTGCTGGCTGTAAGCtaactgaacagtcctgtgaaactaTAGCTTCAGTGCTGCAGTCAGTAAACTCAcccctgagagagctggacctgagtaacaacgacctgcaggattcaggagtgaaactgctctctgctggactggaaaatccacactgcaaactggagatactgag ATTTGTTACATGTAATCTCACTGAGCTTTCCTGTGAGAGTGTaacctctgtgttacagtcagtaaactcacccctgagagagctggacctgagtaacaacgACCTGagggattcaggagtgaagctgctctctgccggactggagaatccacactgtaaactggaaatactgag GCTGTCTGGCTGTTTAGTCACAGAGGAAGGCTGCATTGcgctggcttcagctctgagttcgaACCCCTCACACTTGAAAGAGCTGGATCttagctacaatcacccaggagagtCAGGAAAGCAGCTTCTGTCTAGTAGACTGGAGGACCCATACTGTAGACTGGAGACACTCAG TCTGGACTATGGAGGAGAGTTCAGGATCAAACCAGGACTGAGGAAAT ATGCCTGCAAACTCACACTGGattcaaacactgcaaacaaacacctCTCTTTGTCTGAGGGAAACACGAAGGTGATGCATGGAGAGAAGCAACGGTATCCTAATCACCTGGAGAGATTTGGAATCTGGGAACAGGTCCTGTGCAAAGAGAGCCAgtctggacgctgttactgggaggctGAGTGGAGCGGAGTTGGAGCCCGTATAGGAGTGACCTATAAAGGAATCAGCAGGAAAGGAGAGACTGTTGACTGTGTTCTTGGACGTAATGATAAATCGTGGAGTCTGAACTATTCTGGTGACGATTATGTCGCTTGGCATAATAATATGTACACTCTCGTACCTGCCTACCCACACCACTCCagcagaataggagtgtatctggactgggcAGCTGGAATTCTGTCCTTTTACAGTGTCTGttctgatacacacactctgacccacatacacacattccgcTCCACATTCACAGAGCCTCTCTACCCAGGACTCTGGGTCTTTGACGACTCTTCAGTCTTCCTGTGTCCGACAGAATAG